From a region of the Anaerolineae bacterium genome:
- a CDS encoding response regulator — protein MRELLGGLYDNAYLSQHRLLPMLVESPSPDPGFRAQQLRSLVIDTVNSLWPAGRPSTGDRKQRACRALAYRYLDGLANADIRKRLAISERQLFRDLSLGVHLLAVALSARAGRRPEPSEEALAASLSRVGLRLERLSLQEVCSQALPVAEKLATKLDKKLVVEDGSSGDSLAVADMALSRQALIVVLAYALRAARSEVLLEQTTGTQTEIITVRFETDPQRLEDSDPEALHLARQLLEQQGGSLQVSTAGEQVICLHWPKFQSPAILVVEDDPGMLRLFGRYLGGHGYRVIGLSDGSRAVELARENRVRLVILDVMMRGMDGWAVLQRLKASPDTQSVPVLVCSVINEPHLASVLGAEMLLRKPVTGEQLLEAVATIVGI, from the coding sequence GTGCGGGAGCTCCTCGGCGGGCTCTACGACAACGCCTACTTGAGCCAGCACCGCCTGTTGCCCATGCTGGTCGAGTCGCCCTCGCCCGACCCTGGATTCAGAGCTCAGCAGCTGCGCAGTCTGGTCATCGACACCGTCAACTCCCTCTGGCCGGCGGGAAGGCCATCCACAGGCGATAGAAAGCAGCGGGCCTGCCGCGCACTGGCCTATCGCTACCTCGACGGCCTGGCAAACGCTGACATTCGAAAGCGACTGGCCATCTCCGAGAGGCAGCTGTTCCGAGACCTTAGCCTTGGAGTGCACCTTCTGGCTGTGGCTCTGTCCGCCCGCGCGGGCCGGCGGCCCGAGCCCAGTGAAGAGGCGCTAGCTGCCAGCTTGAGCAGAGTTGGCCTGAGACTGGAGCGGCTGTCCCTGCAAGAGGTGTGTTCCCAGGCGCTTCCGGTGGCGGAGAAGCTGGCGACCAAGCTGGACAAGAAGCTGGTCGTCGAGGATGGTAGCAGCGGCGATTCCTTAGCTGTTGCCGATATGGCCCTGTCCCGTCAGGCTCTTATCGTGGTGCTAGCCTACGCTCTCCGCGCCGCAAGGTCAGAAGTGCTGCTCGAGCAGACCACCGGTACACAGACTGAGATCATCACCGTCCGGTTCGAAACGGATCCACAGCGCCTTGAGGACAGTGATCCAGAGGCACTGCACCTGGCCCGGCAGTTGCTCGAGCAGCAGGGCGGTTCTCTGCAAGTCTCTACCGCTGGCGAGCAGGTCATATGTCTTCACTGGCCCAAGTTCCAGTCTCCCGCCATCCTCGTGGTGGAGGACGACCCCGGCATGCTGCGCCTCTTTGGCCGTTACCTTGGCGGGCACGGGTATCGGGTGATCGGGCTCTCAGACGGCTCGAGAGCCGTCGAACTCGCCCGCGAGAACCGGGTGCGTCTGGTGATACTGGACGTAATGATGCGCGGCATGGATGGGTGGGCAGTGCTGCAGCGGCTGAAGGCCAGCCCCGACACGCAGAGTGTCCCCGTTCTAGTCTGTTCAGTGATCAACGAGCCGCACCTAGCCAGCGTGTTGGGGGCAGAGATGCTCCTGAGGAAGCCGGTAACGGGAGAGCAGCTGCTGGAGGCTGTGGCCACCATCGTGGGCATATGA
- a CDS encoding ABC transporter permease, whose translation MAPPALAEEAEAFYVAPSWKLIWWRFRRHRLALLSGLVLLAVVVVAAAPGFFATQDPNQAITTELFIPVQTIHFFEQGRLRPFVYGVQGQRNPKTLRMEWQIDRERRIPLAFLVRGHPYEVLGLFAWDVHLVGPASDHADVRIHFLGTDRLGRDQWSRLMYATQVSLSIGLVSVFLSIVLGMVLGGVSGYFGGLTDLIVQRVIEMLQSLPPVPIWMALTAAMPRTWSVEQVYFAITIILSLIGWTTLGREVRGRFLALREEDFVMAARLSGCSSARIIMRHIMPAIASHIIAASTLAVPVMIINETFLSFLGLGLRPPAISWGVLLQEAQNLQSIVLAPWLLIPGLAVIITVLSMNILGDGLRDAADPYAR comes from the coding sequence ATAGCGCCCCCGGCCCTGGCGGAAGAGGCGGAAGCCTTCTATGTAGCGCCCAGTTGGAAGCTAATCTGGTGGCGCTTCAGGCGCCACCGCCTGGCGCTCCTCAGTGGTCTGGTCCTGCTGGCAGTGGTGGTCGTGGCTGCTGCGCCGGGGTTTTTCGCTACCCAGGACCCCAACCAGGCCATCACTACCGAGCTCTTCATCCCCGTTCAGACGATCCACTTCTTCGAGCAGGGTCGCCTGCGTCCCTTTGTCTACGGGGTGCAGGGCCAGCGCAACCCCAAGACGCTGCGGATGGAATGGCAGATCGACAGAGAGCGTAGGATACCCCTCGCCTTCCTCGTGCGCGGTCATCCCTACGAGGTGCTGGGCCTGTTCGCTTGGGATGTGCATCTCGTGGGCCCCGCGAGCGATCACGCGGACGTGCGCATCCACTTCTTGGGGACGGATCGGCTAGGACGGGATCAGTGGTCCCGCCTGATGTACGCTACTCAGGTTTCGCTCTCCATTGGATTGGTCTCTGTCTTCCTGAGCATCGTGTTGGGCATGGTCTTGGGTGGCGTCTCCGGGTACTTTGGAGGCCTGACCGACCTGATTGTGCAGCGCGTGATCGAGATGCTGCAGTCGCTGCCGCCGGTTCCCATCTGGATGGCTCTGACTGCCGCCATGCCGCGCACGTGGTCGGTAGAGCAGGTGTACTTTGCCATCACCATCATCCTCAGTCTGATCGGGTGGACCACGTTAGGGCGCGAGGTGCGGGGGCGGTTCCTCGCTCTGCGAGAAGAGGACTTCGTCATGGCGGCGCGGCTTTCGGGGTGCAGCTCGGCGCGCATCATCATGCGCCACATCATGCCCGCCATCGCCAGCCACATCATCGCGGCCAGCACCCTAGCCGTGCCAGTGATGATCATCAACGAGACTTTTCTGAGCTTCTTGGGACTAGGCCTGCGGCCCCCAGCCATCAGTTGGGGAGTCCTCCTGCAGGAGGCCCAGAACCTCCAGTCCATCGTGCTGGCGCCATGGCTGCTGATCCCGGGCCTGGCGGTGATCATAACCGTGTTGAGCATGAACATCCTGGGTGACGGCTTGCGGGACGCGGCGGACCCCTACGCACGGTAG
- a CDS encoding isoprenylcysteine carboxylmethyltransferase family protein, with amino-acid sequence MVNLLRSRNGMNIVGQGGKIILFVLPSLAMAMLAHRYLPHIAALPESISFTRPLGYVLLVPGLLLWGAAVGQLLVGFSGGRLVTTGAYGIVRNPIYSSATFFILPAVALLTSTWVYFVVSIFLYVGVTVFIGAEEKKLEKAFGNEYRQYTARVGRLVPFRRP; translated from the coding sequence ATGGTGAATCTACTCAGAAGCCGGAACGGGATGAACATCGTCGGGCAGGGCGGCAAGATCATCCTCTTTGTTCTGCCGTCGTTGGCTATGGCCATGCTGGCTCACAGGTACCTGCCCCACATCGCGGCACTGCCCGAGAGCATCTCCTTCACCAGACCCCTCGGGTACGTGCTGCTTGTTCCTGGGCTGCTCCTCTGGGGGGCCGCAGTGGGCCAGTTGCTGGTGGGCTTCTCCGGAGGCAGGCTGGTGACCACCGGGGCTTACGGGATCGTTCGCAACCCCATCTACTCCAGCGCCACCTTCTTCATCCTCCCGGCCGTGGCGCTGTTGACGTCCACGTGGGTGTACTTCGTCGTCTCAATCTTCCTGTACGTCGGTGTCACCGTTTTCATCGGCGCCGAGGAGAAGAAACTGGAGAAGGCCTTCGGCAACGAGTACCGGCAGTACACTGCCAGGGTCGGCCGGCTGGTCCCGTTCAGGCGACCTTGA
- a CDS encoding ABC transporter substrate-binding protein: protein MSERKLTRRQFMGYAGLVASATVASACRPAATAAPTGTPAAPPPEAPTATPAATEGPTVAPVTAATAVPARYREAPMLKELVDQGALPPVDERLPEEPLVQPVVEEIGQYGGTWRRGFLGPSDHNNYTRVAYDALVRFTPDGGDVVPHIIKGWESSEDFTTWKLHLRPGMKWSDGEPFTADDIMFWYEHIVLNEELSPSVPGWMRNADGSVAKVEKLDDYTVQWVYQGPNTVFLLELANKDGADKAIMNLSFVPAHYLKQFHPDFVEKEELDAKVKAAGFETWVELFAVEAMPHVGGKRPSTAAWVPDGSTVSDQIFALKRNPYYFAVDPEGNQLPYIDHLRFTFFADVEGLNLAAVAGEIDMQGRHINMTNYPVLVENAEKGGYRVLTWPTFGGCDAVLMCNQTFVNNPAIGELLRVKDFRIALSHAMDREQIRETAFLGLGEPRQPVPAPWHPYYPGDEWAYKYIERDLDKANELLDSIGLDQRDGDGFRLLPNGERLDLEIQVIPAFANWPDVGQIVVQNWADVGVRAHVEIRERALGFQMRDTNDLMIEIWNDDTTGFPFTGQPKQDPRSTIALTFGPLFRKWYETGGAEGMEPPPEIKRLVEIIDEAKVSSRERQIELAQELFRIWADNVWELGTVGLTPMVQGVVVVNKDMRNVPETAGNDWPLRTPGNTRPEQYFFKR from the coding sequence ATGAGCGAGAGGAAGCTTACCAGACGTCAGTTCATGGGGTACGCTGGCTTGGTCGCATCCGCTACAGTGGCTTCCGCCTGTCGTCCCGCTGCCACCGCGGCACCCACGGGTACTCCGGCCGCGCCTCCACCTGAGGCGCCAACTGCCACGCCGGCTGCGACCGAGGGGCCTACTGTCGCACCGGTGACGGCAGCCACTGCCGTGCCTGCCCGGTACCGGGAAGCTCCCATGCTCAAGGAGTTGGTGGACCAGGGCGCTCTTCCTCCCGTTGACGAGCGCCTGCCAGAGGAGCCCCTAGTGCAACCAGTGGTGGAGGAGATCGGCCAGTACGGTGGCACCTGGAGGCGTGGTTTCCTGGGTCCGTCCGATCACAACAACTATACCCGCGTGGCCTACGATGCTCTGGTGCGGTTCACCCCTGACGGCGGTGACGTCGTGCCTCACATCATCAAGGGGTGGGAGTCCAGCGAGGACTTCACCACCTGGAAGCTGCACCTGCGGCCGGGGATGAAATGGTCCGACGGCGAGCCCTTCACCGCCGACGACATCATGTTCTGGTACGAGCACATCGTACTCAACGAGGAGCTGAGCCCGAGCGTGCCCGGCTGGATGCGAAACGCGGATGGCTCGGTGGCCAAGGTGGAGAAGCTGGACGATTACACGGTGCAGTGGGTCTATCAGGGGCCCAACACCGTCTTCCTCCTGGAACTGGCCAACAAGGATGGGGCCGACAAGGCCATCATGAACCTATCCTTCGTGCCGGCCCACTACCTGAAGCAGTTCCATCCGGATTTCGTGGAAAAGGAAGAGCTGGACGCTAAGGTCAAGGCGGCCGGCTTCGAGACCTGGGTGGAGCTGTTTGCGGTAGAGGCCATGCCGCACGTAGGGGGCAAGCGCCCCAGCACCGCTGCGTGGGTCCCGGACGGTTCCACCGTTTCGGATCAGATCTTCGCCCTGAAGCGCAACCCCTACTACTTCGCGGTCGACCCGGAGGGCAACCAGCTGCCCTACATTGACCATCTCCGGTTCACCTTCTTCGCCGATGTAGAGGGCCTGAACCTGGCTGCTGTGGCCGGCGAGATTGACATGCAGGGCCGGCACATCAACATGACCAACTACCCGGTCTTGGTGGAGAACGCCGAGAAGGGTGGCTACCGCGTACTCACCTGGCCGACCTTCGGTGGCTGCGACGCGGTGCTGATGTGCAACCAGACCTTCGTCAACAACCCGGCCATCGGGGAGTTGCTGCGGGTAAAGGACTTCCGCATCGCCCTCTCACACGCTATGGACCGGGAGCAGATCAGAGAGACGGCGTTCCTGGGGCTGGGCGAGCCGCGGCAGCCCGTGCCGGCACCGTGGCACCCCTACTACCCGGGTGATGAATGGGCCTACAAGTACATCGAGCGAGACCTCGACAAAGCCAACGAGCTCCTGGACAGCATCGGCCTGGACCAGCGCGATGGCGATGGCTTCCGGCTCCTGCCGAACGGGGAGCGTCTGGACCTGGAGATCCAGGTCATACCGGCGTTCGCCAACTGGCCGGATGTGGGCCAGATCGTGGTGCAGAACTGGGCCGACGTGGGGGTGCGCGCCCACGTGGAGATCCGCGAGCGTGCCCTCGGCTTCCAGATGCGAGACACCAACGACCTAATGATCGAGATCTGGAACGATGACACCACTGGCTTCCCCTTCACCGGGCAGCCCAAGCAGGATCCCCGCAGCACCATCGCCTTGACCTTCGGGCCGCTGTTCCGCAAGTGGTACGAGACCGGCGGTGCGGAGGGCATGGAGCCGCCGCCCGAGATCAAGCGGCTGGTGGAGATCATAGACGAGGCCAAGGTGTCGAGCCGCGAACGCCAGATCGAGCTGGCTCAGGAGCTCTTCCGTATCTGGGCCGACAACGTGTGGGAACTGGGGACGGTGGGCCTAACGCCGATGGTTCAGGGGGTGGTGGTCGTCAACAAGGACATGCGTAACGTCCCTGAGACGGCAGGCAACGACTGGCCGCTCCGCACGCCGGGCAACACCCGTCCCGAGCAGTACTTCTTCAAGCGGTGA
- a CDS encoding helix-turn-helix transcriptional regulator: MNEADPLIRTKLRLPFTRSGLVARPRLQRQIAQGLQGPVTLITAPAGFGKTTLVASCVVGSGMPVAWLSLDKDDNRPGRFLSYLVAALQEADSRIGRQAAPLLASRQAPPEAVLTSLINDLDACDGQIALVLDDYQAISSEAVHEQVAFLLEHCPTALHLVIATRSDPLLPLARWRVRGHTLELRAADLRFTQSEATLHLNDVMGLRLDAESVAVLEERTEGWIAGLQMAALSMRDREDVSGFIQGFSGTNRYIMDYLLEEVLASQPPEVQRFLLHTSILEQLSAPLCAAVLIAEEQDDAVADGLSAFAGLPTSSACQQVLEYAERAQLFLVPLDDERIWYRYHHLFADLLRTQLQKSLGAQGIARLHVRAADWHGQHGSVLEAISHASKAWDDERVERFIAQHYMELVSQGEQSWLRTWTGKLDRELVHSRPLLCIYEAYSHSWFGELDEADLLLEEAERRIRSEISAPDAHSMEVLLAYVRSRVTAMRGDIQRAIQYCLAARAGVPAGHLALQLDTGITLGYEYFLAGDYDNAAPVLKDTVRLGVAAGAVINTVAAACLLARLHAVQGRLHESLGTYQMAAQAIPEAGGQHLGARALIEVGLADVLCEWNDLVAALAHVKQGLALLPFWDKADDWVLAYITLARISLALARRGDAIEAVERAAQLAQARGIFSEARGAVEAAQARLWLARGELRQAYRWAASWEERSATEGAFRFEHEVAHIARARVLMAQSRPNAAIGLLLDLEETARSAGRMGRVIEILLLKTRAMWHMGDSESALQELTGCLALAEPAGYVRVFLDEDRPMRTLLSQWLARASPGSLRDYAVRLLCQFDAEPQAVTATPAKDAPVGDLAEPLSQRELEVLRLLALGRTNKEIARQLVVAPGTVKAHTASIYRKLDVANRSQAVARARELDILP, translated from the coding sequence ATGAATGAGGCTGACCCACTTATCCGCACTAAGCTCCGCCTGCCCTTCACCCGCTCGGGGCTCGTCGCCCGACCGCGGCTCCAGCGACAGATCGCTCAAGGGCTGCAAGGCCCCGTCACTCTCATCACCGCCCCTGCCGGCTTCGGCAAGACTACCCTGGTGGCATCGTGTGTTGTCGGCTCCGGAATGCCTGTAGCCTGGCTGTCTCTCGACAAGGACGACAACCGGCCGGGGCGATTCCTCAGCTACCTGGTTGCTGCTCTGCAGGAGGCCGACAGCCGAATCGGGCGGCAGGCTGCGCCGCTCTTGGCATCACGACAAGCACCGCCTGAAGCGGTGCTCACCAGTCTCATCAATGACTTGGATGCCTGCGATGGGCAGATCGCTCTCGTACTGGACGATTACCAGGCGATCAGCAGCGAGGCCGTGCACGAGCAAGTAGCTTTCCTCCTCGAGCACTGCCCTACTGCCCTGCATCTGGTGATCGCTACCCGCTCGGACCCGTTGCTTCCGCTGGCGCGTTGGCGGGTGCGCGGCCACACCCTCGAACTTCGGGCGGCCGATCTACGCTTTACCCAGTCCGAGGCAACCCTCCACCTGAACGACGTCATGGGCCTCCGCCTGGACGCGGAATCGGTGGCAGTACTGGAAGAACGCACGGAAGGGTGGATCGCTGGCCTGCAGATGGCAGCACTGTCCATGCGCGATCGCGAGGACGTCTCTGGGTTCATTCAGGGCTTCTCAGGCACCAACCGCTACATCATGGACTACTTGCTGGAAGAGGTGCTGGCCAGCCAGCCGCCCGAGGTCCAGCGCTTTCTGCTACACACCTCGATTCTGGAGCAGCTGTCCGCGCCACTTTGTGCAGCAGTCCTAATAGCTGAAGAGCAGGACGATGCGGTCGCTGACGGGCTATCAGCATTCGCCGGGCTTCCCACCTCCTCGGCCTGCCAGCAGGTCCTCGAGTACGCGGAGCGGGCGCAGCTGTTCCTGGTACCCCTGGATGATGAACGGATCTGGTATCGCTACCATCATCTGTTCGCCGACCTGCTGCGTACACAACTGCAGAAGTCTCTCGGCGCCCAGGGCATCGCCCGGCTGCACGTCCGCGCCGCCGACTGGCACGGACAGCATGGCTCGGTACTGGAAGCGATCAGTCATGCCTCCAAGGCCTGGGACGACGAGAGGGTCGAGCGCTTCATAGCGCAGCACTACATGGAACTGGTAAGCCAGGGCGAGCAGTCCTGGTTGCGTACCTGGACGGGGAAGCTGGACCGGGAACTGGTGCACAGCCGCCCCCTGCTATGCATCTATGAAGCATACAGCCACTCCTGGTTCGGCGAACTGGACGAAGCTGATCTGCTGCTGGAAGAGGCTGAGAGGCGCATTCGCTCTGAGATCTCGGCACCCGACGCGCACTCGATGGAGGTGCTCCTCGCCTATGTAAGAAGCCGCGTCACCGCCATGCGCGGAGATATCCAACGAGCCATCCAGTATTGCCTTGCGGCCCGCGCCGGCGTCCCTGCTGGCCATCTGGCCCTGCAACTGGACACCGGCATCACACTCGGATACGAATACTTCTTGGCTGGTGACTACGATAACGCCGCCCCGGTGCTAAAGGACACGGTCCGATTGGGGGTTGCGGCCGGTGCCGTCATCAACACCGTGGCCGCGGCTTGCCTTCTGGCCAGGCTGCACGCCGTCCAGGGCAGGTTGCACGAGTCGCTTGGCACCTACCAGATGGCTGCGCAAGCAATCCCTGAGGCGGGGGGCCAGCATCTCGGCGCCAGGGCCCTGATCGAGGTCGGCCTGGCAGATGTGCTTTGCGAGTGGAATGACCTGGTGGCTGCTCTGGCTCACGTGAAGCAAGGCCTGGCCCTGCTTCCCTTCTGGGACAAGGCAGACGATTGGGTCCTGGCCTACATCACTCTGGCTCGGATCAGTCTGGCCCTGGCGCGCAGGGGCGACGCGATAGAAGCCGTAGAAAGAGCAGCCCAGCTCGCGCAGGCGAGGGGCATCTTCTCCGAAGCTCGAGGCGCGGTCGAGGCCGCCCAGGCCAGGCTGTGGCTGGCCCGAGGCGAGCTGCGGCAAGCCTACCGTTGGGCAGCATCGTGGGAGGAGCGCTCCGCCACGGAGGGTGCGTTTCGGTTCGAGCACGAGGTGGCCCACATTGCCCGGGCCAGGGTGCTCATGGCGCAGAGCAGGCCCAACGCAGCCATCGGTCTGCTGCTGGATCTTGAGGAGACGGCCCGGTCAGCAGGACGGATGGGCCGAGTCATCGAGATCCTTCTCCTCAAGACACGGGCGATGTGGCACATGGGCGATTCCGAGTCTGCCCTTCAGGAATTGACCGGTTGTCTCGCTCTGGCCGAGCCCGCCGGTTACGTACGGGTCTTCCTGGACGAGGACCGACCCATGCGGACGCTGCTGTCTCAGTGGCTAGCCCGTGCCAGCCCCGGCTCGCTTCGAGACTACGCTGTCCGTCTGCTTTGCCAGTTCGACGCCGAACCACAGGCAGTGACGGCAACGCCGGCGAAGGACGCCCCAGTCGGCGACCTGGCCGAGCCACTGAGCCAGCGCGAGCTGGAGGTTCTCCGCCTGCTAGCCCTGGGCAGAACCAACAAGGAGATCGCCCGCCAGCTCGTCGTGGCGCCCGGCACAGTAAAAGCCCACACGGCCAGCATCTACCGCAAGCTGGACGTTGCCAACCGGTCCCAGGCGGTGGCCCGCGCCAGAGAGCTCGACATCCTCCCCTGA
- a CDS encoding ABC transporter permease, which yields MIAYVIKRLLLLPLLLFLFSVFAFFVIQAPPGDFLTSYIAQLAASGTSMDRAQIDALRQLYGLDQPVAVQYLKWVTRVMHGDLGVSLDWQRSNLQLIQERLVLTVVIALLTLLLTWAVAVPVGIYSATHQYSWGDYLFAVLNYVGVATPSFLVALVLMWLAFRYLGISVTGLFSPEYVNAPWSLERVIDLLRHIWVPVIILGLSGTARLARIMRANLLDELHKPYVAMARAKGLPEWKVVLRYPVRLAINPLISSIGWYLPQIFSGSLIVATVLNLPTIGPLMLRSLINQDMFLAGAIVLIYCLLAILGTLISDLLLAWADPRIRVER from the coding sequence ATGATTGCATATGTCATCAAGCGGTTGCTGCTCTTGCCGTTGTTGCTCTTCCTGTTCTCTGTGTTCGCCTTCTTCGTGATCCAGGCACCGCCAGGGGACTTCCTGACCAGCTACATCGCTCAGCTGGCGGCCTCTGGGACCTCGATGGACCGGGCGCAGATCGACGCCTTGCGCCAACTCTACGGCCTGGACCAGCCCGTTGCGGTGCAGTACCTGAAGTGGGTTACCAGGGTGATGCACGGGGATCTGGGGGTCTCCCTGGACTGGCAGCGCTCCAACCTGCAGCTCATTCAGGAGCGCCTGGTGCTGACGGTGGTCATCGCCCTGCTGACCCTGCTGCTCACCTGGGCAGTGGCGGTTCCGGTCGGCATTTACTCCGCTACGCATCAGTACTCTTGGGGTGACTACCTGTTCGCGGTCCTCAACTACGTCGGAGTGGCCACGCCCTCCTTTCTGGTCGCTCTGGTACTGATGTGGCTGGCCTTCAGGTATCTTGGCATCAGTGTGACCGGGCTTTTCTCGCCCGAGTACGTGAACGCGCCGTGGAGCCTTGAGAGGGTGATAGACCTGCTTCGGCACATCTGGGTGCCAGTGATCATCCTCGGCCTCAGCGGTACGGCCCGACTGGCGCGGATCATGCGTGCCAACCTGCTGGATGAGCTGCATAAGCCCTACGTGGCCATGGCACGGGCCAAGGGCCTGCCCGAGTGGAAGGTGGTGCTGCGCTATCCGGTTCGGCTGGCCATCAACCCTCTGATCAGCAGCATCGGCTGGTACCTGCCCCAGATCTTCTCCGGCAGCCTGATCGTGGCCACCGTCCTGAATCTGCCCACTATTGGGCCGCTCATGCTCCGCTCGCTCATCAACCAGGATATGTTCCTGGCAGGGGCCATAGTCCTCATCTACTGTCTCCTGGCCATCCTCGGCACTCTGATCTCCGACCTCCTGCTGGCTTGGGCGGATCCGCGTATCCGGGTGGAGAGATAG
- a CDS encoding response regulator has translation MDTQPRLAQSAGESMRLNQEEISLYVVRRIAALGIGAALLAWWTLLPSAAPESAVFVWVPLIAVIWLCAYLASTQRPRLSAHLTVLGAVAAVIIPAVVYGIGEATCGFVIAVLVAGSLYGPWVGVGVALALAAITPSLSAAHPWRLPVILILSTGACQWVILRPLASLLERSWQRSARATELAEALRDHQGELNRALTALDLTNRLLQRTNHELAAARREAEEARQQREDFAVNISHELRTPLNIILGFTEIMHQSPEVYGQVHWPPTLRRDLTEIYRSARYLSDMVDDVLELARMEASLLPIRREPTDLATLIREAADIAAALWRGRPIEFIADLAPDLPSLFLDRTRIRQVLLNLLANASRYTEQGAIKVSAHVQDTDVLVSVADTGVGIPADQLDVIFNEFRQVDAWRQGEAQGKGLGLAIAKRFVQLHGGSIWAESEVGRGSTFHFTLPLERKDFSRLRAANKAPLPTNPFARTVIVLDEDELSTWHLQRHLEGYRVVHAANPEQLPAMCQEIHPDAVVVNSRNADSRLLDGCSAAVVRIECALPTAATLLQRGRFRTILNKPVSQAELVAALQQVVPTGDVLIVDDDRAFVQLVVRILAASGASYHASWAYSADEGLAKARRSSPDVILVDLVMPGKSGMAMAEALAADAELSRIPLIGVTGAAMMLAGKPGDSNRFVLERPRGLRDQAVIGLIKQSLELVRSDYSAELDSAPGPSATPSATPAS, from the coding sequence ATGGACACACAACCACGTCTAGCTCAGTCAGCGGGCGAATCCATGAGGCTCAATCAGGAGGAGATCTCCCTCTACGTGGTGAGACGCATCGCCGCGCTCGGAATCGGTGCGGCCCTCCTTGCCTGGTGGACTCTGCTGCCCTCGGCTGCACCTGAATCGGCTGTGTTCGTCTGGGTGCCCCTGATCGCTGTCATCTGGCTCTGTGCCTACCTGGCCTCCACTCAGCGGCCACGGCTCTCGGCTCACCTTACCGTCTTGGGCGCTGTGGCCGCGGTCATCATACCGGCTGTTGTCTATGGCATTGGTGAGGCCACGTGTGGCTTCGTCATTGCCGTCCTGGTGGCCGGCTCCCTCTACGGACCGTGGGTCGGCGTCGGGGTGGCCCTGGCACTCGCAGCCATCACTCCCTCACTTAGCGCTGCCCATCCCTGGCGTCTGCCGGTCATCCTCATCCTGAGCACCGGTGCCTGCCAGTGGGTGATCCTGAGGCCCCTTGCTTCGCTTCTAGAGCGGTCGTGGCAGCGAAGCGCGAGAGCCACTGAGCTGGCAGAAGCACTAAGGGACCACCAAGGCGAGCTGAACCGCGCCCTCACCGCGCTTGACCTCACTAACCGCCTGCTTCAGCGTACCAACCACGAACTAGCAGCTGCCCGGCGGGAGGCGGAGGAGGCCCGACAACAGAGAGAGGATTTCGCCGTCAACATCAGCCACGAACTGCGCACACCCCTCAACATCATCCTCGGCTTCACCGAGATCATGCATCAGTCCCCCGAGGTGTATGGCCAGGTACACTGGCCGCCCACCCTGCGCCGGGACCTGACCGAGATCTATCGTAGCGCCCGCTACCTCTCCGACATGGTTGACGACGTGCTCGAGCTAGCCCGGATGGAGGCATCCCTGCTGCCTATCCGGCGGGAACCAACCGACCTGGCCACCCTCATCCGCGAAGCCGCCGACATCGCGGCCGCCCTATGGCGCGGACGGCCCATCGAGTTCATCGCCGACCTCGCCCCCGACTTGCCTTCTCTTTTCCTGGACCGCACACGAATCCGCCAGGTGCTCCTCAACCTCCTCGCCAACGCCAGCCGCTACACCGAGCAGGGGGCCATCAAGGTCTCTGCACACGTCCAGGACACTGACGTTCTGGTGTCGGTGGCCGACACGGGGGTGGGCATCCCGGCAGATCAGTTGGACGTCATCTTCAACGAGTTTCGCCAGGTGGACGCCTGGCGTCAGGGGGAGGCACAGGGAAAGGGCCTGGGGCTGGCGATAGCCAAGCGCTTCGTGCAGCTACACGGCGGCAGCATCTGGGCCGAGAGCGAGGTGGGCCGAGGAAGCACCTTCCACTTTACCCTGCCCCTGGAGCGCAAGGACTTCTCCCGCCTGCGTGCAGCGAACAAGGCCCCCTTGCCCACCAATCCATTCGCTAGGACGGTCATAGTCCTCGATGAGGACGAGCTATCCACGTGGCATCTGCAGCGCCACCTGGAGGGCTATCGAGTGGTGCACGCCGCCAACCCGGAGCAGCTGCCCGCCATGTGCCAGGAGATTCACCCTGACGCGGTGGTGGTCAACTCCAGGAACGCCGACAGCCGCTTGCTGGATGGCTGCAGTGCCGCGGTAGTGCGCATCGAGTGCGCCCTGCCTACCGCCGCTACCCTCCTGCAGCGGGGGCGCTTCCGCACCATTCTCAACAAGCCGGTCAGTCAGGCCGAGTTGGTCGCAGCCCTGCAGCAGGTAGTCCCGACGGGGGATGTGCTGATCGTCGACGACGATCGGGCTTTCGTACAGCTGGTGGTCCGCATCCTGGCCGCCAGCGGCGCCTCCTACCACGCTTCCTGGGCGTACTCGGCGGACGAAGGGTTGGCCAAAGCGCGCCGATCGTCCCCAGACGTTATCCTGGTAGACTTGGTCATGCCGGGCAAGAGCGGCATGGCCATGGCCGAAGCCCTGGCCGCGGACGCCGAGCTTAGCCGCATACCCCTCATCGGCGTCACAGGGGCGGCCATGATGTTGGCCGGGAAACCCGGAGACAGCAACCGCTTCGTCCTCGAGCGCCCCCGCGGCCTGCGGGATCAGGCGGTGATCGGCTTGATCAAGCAGTCGCTGGAGCTGGTGAGATCGGACTACTCGGCTGAGCTTGACAGCGCTCCAGGGCCGTCAGCAACTCCATCCGCGACACCGGCTTCTTGA